From the Senegalimassilia faecalis genome, one window contains:
- the rplC gene encoding 50S ribosomal protein L3 → MINAIYGKKIGMTQIFNEEDKLIPVTVIQAEPNTVCQVKTKATDGYEAVQLGFGAIKAKKVNKPMGGHFAKQGVEPTRYLREVRVEDAAEYKPGDQQTVAAFADVKKVDVTGTSKGKGFAGVMKRYGFAGGPGGHGAHFHRAPGSVGMCATPSRVLKGLRMPGHMGCDTVTVKNLTVMRVDEEQNLILVKGAIPGGKNGIVRVRMA, encoded by the coding sequence ATGATTAACGCAATTTATGGTAAGAAAATCGGCATGACCCAGATCTTCAACGAGGAGGACAAGCTCATCCCCGTGACCGTGATCCAGGCCGAGCCGAACACGGTGTGCCAGGTCAAGACGAAGGCCACCGACGGCTACGAGGCTGTGCAGCTGGGCTTTGGCGCCATCAAGGCGAAGAAGGTTAACAAGCCCATGGGCGGCCATTTCGCCAAGCAGGGCGTCGAGCCGACCCGCTATCTGCGTGAGGTTCGCGTCGAGGACGCTGCCGAGTACAAGCCGGGCGACCAGCAGACCGTGGCGGCTTTCGCCGACGTGAAGAAGGTCGACGTCACCGGTACTTCCAAGGGTAAGGGCTTCGCCGGCGTTATGAAGCGCTACGGCTTCGCCGGTGGTCCGGGTGGCCATGGTGCTCACTTCCATCGTGCTCCCGGTTCCGTGGGCATGTGCGCCACGCCTTCCCGCGTGCTGAAGGGCCTGCGCATGCCTGGTCACATGGGCTGCGACACGGTTACCGTGAAGAACCTGACCGTCATGCGCGTCGACGAGGAGCAGAACCTGATCCTGGTCAAGGGCGCCATCCCCGGCGGCAAGAACGGCATCGTGCGCGTGCGCATGGCGTAA
- the rpsJ gene encoding 30S ribosomal protein S10, with translation MANQKIRIRLKGYDHEIVDQSTKLIVDTAQKTGAKVSGPIPLPTERNLFTVVKGPHVDKDSREQFEMRTHKRLIDILEPTPNTVDSLMRLDLPAGVDIEIKL, from the coding sequence GCCTCAAGGGATACGATCATGAGATCGTGGACCAGTCCACGAAGCTCATCGTCGATACCGCTCAGAAGACGGGTGCCAAGGTGTCCGGTCCCATCCCGCTGCCGACGGAGCGCAACCTGTTCACCGTCGTCAAGGGCCCCCATGTGGACAAGGATTCGCGCGAGCAGTTCGAGATGCGCACTCACAAGCGCCTGATCGACATCCTCGAGCCCACCCCGAACACGGTGGACTCCCTGATGCGTCTGGATCTCCCTGCCGGCGTCGACATCGAGATCAAGCTGTAA